CCATCTGCTATTCGAAATCTAATCGATAGTAGGGTTGATTTGGAGTTGAAGCACCAATACTTGACGCATAAATCCAGTCCTTACCCTCCAACTGTGCAAAGTCTTCTGCCTTCCCTGTTAGGATAATGCCTGCAAATTCTAACTTATCAATCTCTTCTTGTTTAGAGAAGTCCGTTTTACCAAATTTGTCCAAGAAAGTTTTGACATCTGTGACGAGTGCGTATTCCCCTAAATAATGATTATACTGTTCAGCCATTTTTTTCATAGGTGTTAAAGGATTCCATGCAGCTACTTCTGTTGGTAATTCAGCATCTGGTTCATAAACCTTTATAGCCTCTCCTTGAAAACCAAACAACTGATCAATGCGAAAATCAGCTGTGTTCTCCTTAGAAGCTGTTCCAATCCAGTACCAATTCTTTTTCAAATTTTGAGGAAGCATGGTCTGCAAGTCTCCAAAACTATATTTTTTATCAAAAGTGATGGCTACTTCTACTAGCTGATTGGGCATGTCTTTCACTAAAGAAAGTTCTTGACTTGGAACCCTTGCAAAGTCATCTGTGTCAACTTTCTCCGTATTATAGAAGAGAGGGAGTTTTGACCAGGTTTGACGATCATAGGCAATTTCTCCCTTATAAGAAGGTCCATCCTGAGAAAAATTCAAATACGTTCCCAACCAATCATAGTGGTATTCATAGTCCCCAAAGGCAACTGGAACTCCTGCCAAGTCTTTGTGGCGATCTGCATGGACAGCTCCAGCAAATAGAGAGGTCGCTTTATAATAGTAGGTTGAGTATTCAATGTTTGGATAGGCAACTTGTGACAATAATTCGTGTTCTTGATAGATTTTTTCACCATTATTGGCAGTCAAAATCTGCAAGGTCTTCAAGGTCGCCCCCGTTATCAGCAAGAGCCCTAATATAGATAGACCAACCGTTTTCCATAAGTGTTTTTTCTTACTTTTCTTTGTTGCAATTTCAAAAGTTTTCATATTCATACCCTTTCTCTTTTAAGTTTTTTGCTAGAAGTTTTCGACCGCGGTAAAGATTGATTTTCACCAAACTCTGACTATATCCTAAGATATGGGCAATCTCTTTGACACTCATATCCTGAAAATAATAAAGGTCAATGACATGCTGATACTTGGATGGTAAGTCTGCGACCGCCTGATAGAGTTCGTCATAGCCTTCTTGGTCATAAACCAAAACCTTTTCGCTGGCAAAAAATTCCCTTTGTAGAATTTCATGATAGTGCTTGTCCCTCCTGTATTTGTCGATGTAGGCTCTAACTGCCGAACGATAAAGCCAGGCTCGTAATTTGTCAAAAGGAAGGACAAGTTCTGCTTCTAAGATTTTCACCAGTACATCCTGGGCTATATCCTGACTATCTGCAAATGTGGCGCCTGATTTTTGCAGGTAGTAGGAAATCTCCTCGGCAATACCGATGACTTCTTTTTCATATTCATCTAATTTGATGCTCATCTCCTCCTTTCACTAATATAACGAATGGAATTCTATTTGGTTACACATTTTTTTAAAATATTATATCCCTTACCGTATTAAAAAAGCAACCTCCGAAGAAGTTGCTTAATAAAATTAACCAGAATTTCGTAAACCTGTCGCCACACCGTTGATGGTGATGTGGATGAGGTTTTCTTGTTCCTTACTGAGTTCTCCACGACGAAGGCGGTTAATCAGTTCAATCTGAATATAGTTGAGGACGTTGAAATATGGCATACGGTAGTCTAGACTGGCCTTGAGGAAAGGAAGTTCTGCCAGTAGCGCATCATTTTGCTCAATAGACAGGATAACATCCTTGGTCAACTGCCATTCATCTAAAATAATATGGAAGATATTTCTTACTTCCTCGCTCTCGCACATTTTCGCATACTCAAAGGCGATGTTCATGTTGGATTTGGACAGAACCATGTCCACATTCGATAGGAGTGAACGGAAGAATGGCCAGCTTTCATACATTTTCTGTAATTTTGCTAAGTTGGCTGGGTCCTTGTCAATAAAGCGTTTAAAGCTGGAGCCTACTCCGTACCAACCAGGAAGCATGACGCGGTTTTGCGACCATGAGAATACCCAAGGAATGGCACGAAGTCCACCGATTTCTGTAATGGTTTTACGAGCTGCTGGACGAGAACCGATATTTAGACTAGATACCTCACGAATTGGACTTGCTGCAAAGAAGTAATCGTAGAAATGAGGATTGTTAAAGACTAAGTCACGATAGATCGAGTAGCTATCCGCCACAATGGCGTCCATGGTTTCACGGTAACCATCAATCTCATTTGGATTGGTAATCATTTGGGTAATCATGCGGTCAAGAGTTGCTGATACCAGCATTTCCAAATTGTAGTAAGCAGCATCCTTGTTACCGTACTTGTTACCAATCACTTCCCCCTGTTCTGTCAGACGAAGGCGGTCTTTGATGGAACCAAATGGTTGTGAAGTAATGGCATCATAGGATGGACCGCCACCACGACCAACGGTACCACCACGACCATGGAAGAAGGTAATATGAACACCAAATTCTTGACCGATTTGTGTCAATTCATTCTGAGCCTTGTAGAGTGTCCAACCAGATGAGAGATAGCCTCCATCCTTATTGGAATCCGAGTAGCCTAGCATGATTTCTTGATAATATTTATTGCCCGCAATCCAACGTTTAGCCAAATCAAGTTGCAGGTATTGGCGCATGGTTGCTGAAGCATTGTCTAAGTCCTCGATGGTTTCAAAGAGTGGAACAATCTGCACACGCGCCTTGTCCATATCGACCAAGCCAACTTCTTTCAAGAGCACGGCGAGTTCTAACAAGTCAGACACACTCTCAGAATGAGAGATAATGTGTTGTTTGATGATCTCCTCACCAAGTTTGTCTTTCAATTCACGGGCTGCTGCAAAAATAGCCAATTCTTTTTGCAATTGCTCCGACTTAGGAACATGGGTAGCAGAAAGAATACGCGGATCTGTTTCCAACTGTTTCAAGAGAACATGGCATTTGGCTTCCTCAGACAAACTAGAGTAATTTTCGACAATGCGGGCTGAAGCCAAGAGTTCTGCTACACTTGCCTCGTGAATAGAAGAGTCCTGACGCATATCAATACTTGCCAGGTAGAAACCAAAGGCCTCCACTGCTTCCAGCAATTCTGTAAAATCACCCTTGATCAAGGCGTTTGCCTTATTGTCAATCAAGGACTGTTTAATAGCAAGCAAGTCTTCTTTGAATTCAGTGACATTGGCGTAGCGAACATCCGAAGGCTTATTATCCACCAAATAATCGCGCGTATTGGCCAATTTCATCTGAATATAATGAAAGGCACGACGGTAAGGTTCATGTTCACGGTAGACAGAACTGTCTTCAGATTTCTCAGCCAGCATTTTGACTGCTGTTGATACCTTGACAATAGAAGTAGACAGAGAGAAATTACGGTAGAGTTTATGGAGTTGCTCATCGTAGTAATTCATGATGACTTGACACTGGGTCAAGGCTGACAATTTCAGTGTTTCTGCCGTTACAAATGGATTGCCATCTCGGTCACCACCGATCCACATGCCCATGGTAATGGGGCGAGGATTGTTGAGCTCAATGCCTTTTTCTGCAGCCAAGCGCTTGTACTCACCTTGTAACTTGGTTACGGCCTTGATAAAGGAAGAATTATAGTATTCCATAACGTTGGTGATTTCGTTGGTTACCTTCAACTTCTTCTCGCGAATCATATCCGTTTGCATGATGATTTCAATGTAGCAACGAAGTTGGTCTTCCCACTTAGTTTTGTTCAGCAAGCCCATTTTCACATCACGGTAGCGACGAAGCAACTCATGGATATGTTTGGTCAAGTCCAACATAGATTGACGTTGCACCTGGGTTGGATGGGCTGTCAAAACGGGTACAACATTGAGTTTTTCCAAAATTTCTGCCGCATTTTCCTGCTTGGCCACCATGTCAATAGTCGTTGAGATTTTCCCAAGATAATCTTGGTCGATATTATTCTGGTGGTTGATTTCATAGGCCAAATCCACATCTTCTGAAATGTTAATCAGCAAAGGAAGGACAGCGAAGTAACGAGAAATGACTGCTAATTCTTCGTTATTTAATTGACCAATAATCGCAATCAAGGACTGGTAATCATCCTCACGAGAAAGCTGGGACAATTCAATAATCTTATTGAAGGTTTCCTGGGGCATCATCTGAGCCGCCACTTCTTCAAGGATAGTCGTTAAAATCGCAATTTCTTCTTGAATGGTTTCTTTGTTGTTATAGTTTTCTAGTTTTTGGATAGACATTTCTACTCTCTTTCCTTATTTAGCCGATTGTCCGTTCAATCTCTTCTTCAATCAATTTACGCTTCTCGTTGGCATCGATATTGAGGACAAAGGCAATGCCAATCGAAATAATGAGTAGGCTAGACCCTCCTTGCGATAGGAAGGGGAAGGTCACTCCCGTCGCAGGAATAATACCTGCAATTCCACCAATGTTGACAAAGGTCTGAATGAGGAGCATTCCTGCCACACCCAAGGCCATCATGGAATTAAATGGACTGCGGGCACGAACACCTACAATGATAATGCGAATGATGAGGAAGAAAAGCAGGGCCAAAATCAAGCTAGCACCCACAAATCCCAACTCTTCAATCACAATGGAAAACACAAAGTCTGTCTGCGCTTCTGGTAGATATCCCTTTTTCTCAATGGAGTTCCCCAAACCGCGACCCAACCAGCCACCATTACTCATGGCATAGAAGGAATGGGTCAACTGCAACCCTGCCCCCGTGGCATTGCCAAAAGGGTCAAAAAAGGCTGCGAAACGACGGGCGATATAGCCAAACAGAGGAATTTTCTCAACTGTTTCCACACCAAGAACAAAGATTGTTCCCAGAACAAAGCCTGACACTGCAACGATACTCAAAACCGCTGTCAAAAACCAACGATAAGCAATACCACTGACACTAATCATAATCACCATAATCAAGACGACAATGGTTGCATTTCCCAAGTCAGGCAAGGTTGCCACCATAGCTAACAAGAGGAGGCTGACCACACGCCAATCGGTAAATTCCCTAGGGATCCAGCTCCCCTGTATTAGAGCCTGGTAGTCATAGGTCCGAATATCAGCCTGCTGTTTGGCAAATTCGTGAGCCAAATACCAGATGATAATCAACTTGAGGTATTCGGCAGGCTGTAAATTACCAGCTCCAGGTAAGGGAATCCAACCGTGGGCCCCATTGATGGGCGGAAACAATCGAGAAATGGCTAAGAGAAACACCTCGAATAAAATAACTGAGTAAATGACAGCCTTCCTTCTCAAAAAGCTTAATTTCATACGGTAAATCGTATAGATAGCAAAGAGGCTGACACCCCAGAACAGCGATTGGTTAATGACTGTTCTAAAAGGATCCCTCCCATTGATAATTTGCGTGGCACTGGTTGTTGAATAGACGATTATCAACCCTATCACAGATAAAATTAGATAGGGAATGAGAATGGAATAGTTCAATAACTGCCGTTTGTCAATCTTCATTTATAATCCAACCTTCTTTCGAGTACTGGGTTCTATTATAGCATACTTTACTATAAATTACCCAGTAGGGTCTATAAAGTAAAGACATCTTTCGGAAATCTACCTTAGCACAAAAAAGAGGGGACCTCCCCTCCTTCCATTATTCAAATGTTTCAAGATAAAATTCAATCTTATCGCCAGCAGCTAGTTTCAGCTCTTCTGCCCCCTTGTCTGCCATTTGATTATTGATTTTATACATCCAGTAGGTATTAGTACTTGGATTTTGACTAACACCATCAATAGCTGTTACCATGCCATTATCTTCTTCTACTTGATGGTAGTCCTCTAAAACATCCATGACACTATCGCCCTGCTCAGCCTGCACTTCCTGGCTAGCTGTTTTACCGTCTTTGGTAATTTGCAAAGTGACTGTTATCTTGGTTTCAGCTTGTTCTACAGGATTTGCCTGACACGCAGCTAGAACCATTGTCATAAGAAATGTAACAATAAGAAATATTCGTTTCATTTATAAAATCTCCTAAAAATGTAGTCAATAATGGGATAGAACAAGAACGTCGAAATCGCATGAAGGCTATCAAAGAATAAACCATTGAACCAGAAGATAAGAGGTGACAAACCAAATTGCCAAGCAGACAAGATACTAATAATCAGGCCATAAACATAGACCAATAGAGCAGCTAGCATTGACTGTGGCCAGATAGACAATCGCTCCTTGTGCACCAAAGGCCTCACCAAGCACCACCAAAGCAGCTGAACTAGACCGAAGCTAAGCACTTGCCACAGGACTACCGGTCCAAAACCAAAGAGAAGCCCACTTCCAACCATAGTTAAGGTCATAACCAGCCAAGCATCCATCAAGCCCATAAAAGAAAGACTAACAAGGAATATTGCTGTCAAGGGTTTAATATTTGGAAAAGCACCAAAAACAATCCGTAGCACGATGGTTAAGGAAGATAATAGCACTACTCTACTCAAGCGTTTCACTGTATCATGATATTTACCCATATAGCTTTAGACTACCCTATTATAGCTCATCTGTCAATAGTATCTACCTCACATCCTCTTTTCAATATTATTTTTTTGATTTTTTTTACTATTTAAGATAAAATAATAGGGATGAGAAAGAAAATAAATCCAATGGTTGTTATTGGTTTTTTCCTATCTTTTTTTATTCTAATTTCCATAACTGGTGTTCTGGGAAATACTGCCAATAAGAAAGAAACCGTAACAACCCAATCAAGTACAACTGCTAGCTCCAGCTCGAAAAAATCAGGAACAAAGCCTAGCTATCATATCACCAATGCCCTTGAAATGAAACCAATCATTGACGTTTCAGCCTGGCAAAGACCATCCGAGATTGATTACGACACACTAAGCCAGAATATTTCTGGTGCTATCGTCCGTATTCAGAGTGGTTCACATACCAAGAGTGAAAATACAGCCACTGACAAGAATGGACTAGATAAGTCTTTTGCAACCCATATCAAAGAGTTTCAAGCTCGCAATATCCCAGTTGCAGTCTATGCCTATGTAACAGGTAACAGCATTGAAAATATGAAGGAAGAGGCCCGTAGTTTCTATAAGGCTGCCAACCAATACAACCCTACTTTTTATTGGTTAGACGTAGAAGAATACACCATGAATGATATGAATGCTGGTGTAGAAGCCTTCCGCAAGGAGTTGGAAACCCTAGGTGCTAAGAATATCGGTATCTATATCGGGACCTATTTCATGGAGGACCATAGTATCAATGTTGATAAATTTGATGCCATCTGGATACCAACTTACGGGGACGACTCTGGCTACTACAATGCTGCTCCAAATACTGATCTCGACTACGACTTACACCAATATACATCTCGAGGTTATGTCAATGGCTTTGCCCATCATTTAGACCTCAACCTTATCACAACCCTAAAAGATCCTAATGAAGTATATCAAAAACTATTTACAACCCCATAATAAAATGATATACTATTACTAATTTCATATACACAAAGGAGTGCTTCGGCTGAGATCGCTTTTGCGAAATCCTCGAACCTGATCTAGTTAGAACTAGCGTAGGGATTGTGTGCTTTATAGACGGTTACTCTGTCCACTATAAACACTCCTTTGTCCACTAAACAAAGGAGTATTTTTATGTTTCCATCCAAAATGCGTGTGTTAGCTGAAGTAGCTATTTTCTCTGCCATTGCCCTGGTCTTTGACAAGTTCCCTCTCTTTACCATGCCCCAAGGTGGTTCAGTTTCTCTGGTCATGTTACCCATCCTACTCCTTTCTCTTCGCCACGGTTGGCAAATTGGCTTGGTAACCGGTGGAATTGTAGGAACCATTCAACTCTTCTATGGTGGTTACTTTTTAAATATCTTCCAAGTTTTTCTGGACTATGCGCTCTCCTATGCTGGAATTGGTTTAGCAGGATTATTGGCACCGCTTCTCACTAAACATAAGGACCTCAGACAAGCTGCCCTCATCATCAGCCTTTCTGGTTTACTTGGTGGTAGCATTCGACTACTTGCTACCTTCCTATCTGGTATCATCTTCTATGCTGACTACGCTACACCTGGTATGCCTGTCTGGCTCTATTCCTTTACCTATAATATCAGCTATATTCTCCCTTCAACTATCATCGCTTGTATCCTACTCATTCTACTCTATAAAGCAAGACCAAATTTTTACACTCTTTAATCAAAACAGCCTGTCAATTTTTCCTGACAGGCTTTCTTTTTAAACTTTTTACTGGTCTTTATGCTATAATGGGAACGTTATAAATAGATATGGAGGATATTATGACTGCTTGGATTTCAAGAATAATCAAAGGTATGATTATCGCCCTTGGTTTTATTTTACCTGGTGTTTCTGGGGGAGTACTGGCTGCTATCTTGGGAATATATGAACGACTGATTGGATTTTTGGCAAATATTCGCAAGGATTTTAAGGAAAACTTTCTTTTCTTTGTACCTGTTGGTATTGGTGGAATTTTAGGGATTGCTCTCTTTTCTTTCCCTGTTGAATTTCTCTTGCAGCATTTTCAAGTTCCTGTTTTGTGGGCATTTGCAGGAGCAATCATCGGAACCATTCCTAGCTTGGTCAAGGAATCGACACTAAAAAGCCAACGTGATGCGATTGACTGGGCTTGGTTGATTGGAACCTTTATCATTTCAGGACTTTTCCTTTATAATCTCAATAGTCTAGTTGGAACCCTTCCAGCAAACTTCATAAGCTTTGTATTGGCAGGTGCCTTGATTGCTTTGGGTATTCTAGTACCTGGTCTTAGCCCTTCAAACTTACTCTTGATTTTAGGTATCTACACGCCAATGCTCAATGGTTTCAAGTCACTTGATTTGTTGGGGACCTTCTTGCCAATCGCTATTGGTGGAGCCTTAGCAATGGTCGCATTCTCAAAAGCTATGGATCATGCTTTAAAGGCTTACCATTCACGCGTTTACCACTTCATCATCGGAATTGTTTTATCATCTACCCTCTTGATTTTAATTCCGCAAGCTGGCAATGAAGAAGCTATTTCCTATGCTGGTGCAGGATTTGGTACATGGATTTCTGCTGTAGTTCTCTTCATTTTGGGAACATGGCTAGGACTTTGGATGAGCAAATTAGAGGAAAAGTATAAATAATGGCTAAAAAGGTTAAAATCAAAAAAACCTTGGTGGACCAAATGTTAGACAAGGCTAAGATCGATCATGATAGCCTTGTTTTAAATGCCCTTGAAGGCCAATTGCCACCAGGAATTGAAGAAAAAGATATATACAAAACGCTGGCGTTAACAGGTGATAAGACAGGACCTGTCATTGGTATTGTGCCTATTACTGAGCACCTGTCTGAGAAAAAATTAGCCAAAATTTCTGGTAATAAAAAAGTCAGCATGATCCCACAAAAAGACTTGGAAAAGACAACTGGCTATGTTCACGGTGCCAACAATCCTGTCGGTATTCGTCAAAAGCACAACTTCCCAATCTACATTGACCAATCTGCCCTTGAACTTGGTCACTTGATTGTCTCTGCTGGAGAAATTGGTCGGTCGATCAAAATCGATAGCCAGGTTTTAGCTGATTTTGTAAAAGCTGACTTTGCTGATTTGATTGAAGGGAGAGATTAGACTTGAAAATCTATTTTGTCCGTCATGGAAAGACCGAATGGAATTTGGAAGGCCGTTTCCAAGGCGCTTCTGGAGATTCTGCTCTCTTGCCACAAGCTTTTGAAGAGCTGGAATTGCTAGGAAAACACTTGGCAGACCTGCCTTTTGATGCTATTTATTCTAGTGATTTACAACGTGCAACAATCACTGCTGAACAGATTGCCAAAGCCAATCGATATTGTCAAACCGTCCAGACTAGCCCTCAATTACGGGAATGGAGTTTTGGAAAATTGGAAGGAAGTAAGATGTCGATTTTTCGTGCTATCTATCCCAAGCAAGCACGGGCTCTCAAACATAATCTAGCCCTTTTTAACAATGACCTATTTGAAGCCGAAAGCGTTCGCCAGGTAACTCAACGAATGGTGGACTTTGTCCAATCGCTGAAAGGACAAGACATGGAAACAGTCCTCATAGTCAGTCATGGTGCCTTTCTAACCGCTTCTATCCATCGCCTGCTTGGTTTTCCACCAGCCCAACTACGTCACCGAGGTGGTTTGGATAATGCTTCCATTTCCATTTTGGAAACGAAAGACTTTGAACTCTTTACCGAACTGGCTTGGAATGATACCAGCTACAAATCTCACTAAGAAAGCAGTTTCTTGCTTTCTTTTTTGCTGATTTTTTGCCTATTCTATGATAGAATAGAAAGAACAGACTTTGGAGGAATGAAATTTTTATGTCAACTGAACATTTTGAAGAATTAAATGACCAACAGATTGTCCGTCGTGAAAAAATGACGGCTCTTGCTGAACAGGGCATTGACCCATTTGGAAAACGTTTTGAGCGTTCTACCAACTCAGCTGAATTGAAGGCCCAGTACGAAGACAAATCAAAAGAAGACTTAGAAGAATTGGGCCAAACAGCTATCATCGCAGGTCGTATCATGACCAAGCGTGGTAAGGGTAAAGCGGGTTTTGCTCACATTCAAGACCGCGAAGGCCAGATTCAAATCTACGTTCGTAAGGATGATGTTGGCGAAGAAAATTATGAAATCTTCAAAAAAGCAGACCTTGGTGACTTTATCGGTGTCGAGGGAGATGTCTTCAAGACCAACGTTGGTGAGTTGTCTATCCATGCTCGCAAGTTAACTCACCTGTCTAAAGCGCTCCGCCCATTGCCAGAAAAATTCCACGGATTGACAGACATCGAGACCCGCTACCGCAAGCGTTATTTGGACTTGATTACCAACCGTGAGAGCTTTGACCGCTTTGTGACCCGCTCAAAAATCATCTCAGAAATCCGCCGTTACCTTGACGGACTTGGTTTCTTGGAAGTGGAAACACCTGTCCTTCACAACGAAGCTGGTGGTGCTGCAGCTCGTCCATTCATCACCCACCACAATGCCCAAAACATTGATATGGTCCTTCGTATCGCGACAGAACTCCACCTCAAACGCTTGATCGTCGGCGGTATGGAACGCGTTTATGAAATTGGTCGTATCTTCCGTAACGAAGGCATGGATGCGACCCACAACCCTGAGTTCACTTCCATTGAGGTTTACCAAGCCTACGCGGATTACTTGGACATCATGGACTTGACTGAGGGCATTATCCAGCACACTGCCAAGGCTGTTGTCGGCGATGGTCCTGTGACCTATCAAGATACTGTCATTAACATCCACGAGCCTTTCAAGCGAATTCACATGGTTGATGCTATTAAGGAACAAACTGGCGTGGACTTCTGGCAAGAGATGAGCTTCGAGGAAGCTAAAGCCCTTGCAGCTGAACACAAGGTCCCTGTGGAAAAACACCATACAGAAGTTGGTCAAATCATCAACAGCTTCTTTGAAGAATACGTTGAAGCAACTCTTATCCAACCAACCTTTGTCTATGGTCACCCAGTAGCCGTATCTCCACTGGCTAAGAAAAACGATGAAGACCCACGCTTCACAGACCGCTTCGAGCTCTTCATCATGACCAAGGAATATGGAAACGCCTTTACAGAATTGAACGACCCAATCGACCAATTGGAACGCTTTGAAGCCCAAGCCAAAGCTAAAGAACTCGGTGACGACGAAGCGACAGGCGTTGACTACGACTACATCGAAGCCCTCGAATACGGTATGCCACCAACAGGCGGCCTGGGAATCGGTATCGACCGCCTCTGCATGCTCTTGACAGACACCACTACTATTCGGGATGTACTCCTATTTCCTACAATGAAGTAAGCAAGAGTAGCTTGCTAGGTTTGTTTTCACTAGAATGTACCAATCGCTTTCAAATTTCTTGGCGATTGGCTGACAAGGTCTCCCAGA
The nucleotide sequence above comes from Streptococcus sp. 29887. Encoded proteins:
- the lysS gene encoding lysine--tRNA ligase is translated as MSTEHFEELNDQQIVRREKMTALAEQGIDPFGKRFERSTNSAELKAQYEDKSKEDLEELGQTAIIAGRIMTKRGKGKAGFAHIQDREGQIQIYVRKDDVGEENYEIFKKADLGDFIGVEGDVFKTNVGELSIHARKLTHLSKALRPLPEKFHGLTDIETRYRKRYLDLITNRESFDRFVTRSKIISEIRRYLDGLGFLEVETPVLHNEAGGAAARPFITHHNAQNIDMVLRIATELHLKRLIVGGMERVYEIGRIFRNEGMDATHNPEFTSIEVYQAYADYLDIMDLTEGIIQHTAKAVVGDGPVTYQDTVINIHEPFKRIHMVDAIKEQTGVDFWQEMSFEEAKALAAEHKVPVEKHHTEVGQIINSFFEEYVEATLIQPTFVYGHPVAVSPLAKKNDEDPRFTDRFELFIMTKEYGNAFTELNDPIDQLERFEAQAKAKELGDDEATGVDYDYIEALEYGMPPTGGLGIGIDRLCMLLTDTTTIRDVLLFPTMK